In Oncorhynchus keta strain PuntledgeMale-10-30-2019 chromosome 19, Oket_V2, whole genome shotgun sequence, a single genomic region encodes these proteins:
- the LOC118398708 gene encoding hairy/enhancer-of-split related with YRPW motif protein 2, with amino-acid sequence MKRPCEDSTSDSDMDETIDVGSENNYSGHSNGSFIRCGSPTTTTQVMARKKRRGIIEKRRRDRINNSLSELRRLVPTAFEKQGSAKLEKAEILQMTVDHLKMLQATGGKGYFDAHSLAMDFMSVGFRECLTEVARYLSSVEGLDSSDPLRVRLVSHLSTCASQREAAAMTSSMAHHQQALHPHHWAAAFHPFPTTFLQQNGLPSSDSAASRLSVEVPQRGSALLTATFSHTDSSHRAPSNGSVAPCVPPLSTSLLSLSATVHAAAAAAAAAQTFPLSFPGGFPIFTPHSVSSTSSMVASAVSPSISTTSTSQQSRDRESSSSKPYRPWGTEVGAF; translated from the exons ATGAAGAGGCCTTGTGAGGATAGTACTTCTGACAGCGACATGGATGAAACTATTGATGTCGGCAGTGAGAATAATTATTCTGG GCACAGCAATGGATCATTTATTAGATGTGGctccccaacaacaacaacccaaGTTATGGCAAGAAAAAAACGAAGAGGG ATCATCGAGAAGCGAAGGAGGGATCGAATCAATAATAGTTTATCAGAGTTACGTCGACTTGTCCCAACTGCATTTGAAAAACAA GGTTCAGCCAAATTAGAGAAGGCAGAAATATTGCAGATGACAGTGGATCACCTAAAGATGCTGCAGGCCACTGGCGGTAAAG ggtatTTTGATGCCCACTCCCTGGCCATGGACTTCATGAGTGTGGGCTTCAGGGAGTGTCTGACGGAGGTGGCCAGATACCTGAGCTCTGTGGAGGGATTAGACAGTAGCGACCCCCTGCGTGTGCGCCTGGTCTCCCACCTCAGCACCTGCGCCTCCCAGAGGGAGGCGGCTGCCATGACCTCATCTATGGCACACCACCAGCAGGCGCTCCACCCTCACCACTGGGCCGCCGCCTTCCACCCCTTCCCCACCACCTTCCTCCAGCAGAATGGACTGCCCTCCTCAGACAGTGCCGCCAGCAGACTGTCTGTGGAGGTGCCCCAGCGTGGCTCGGCCCTCCTAACGGCAACCTTCTCCCATACCGATTCCTCTCACAGGGCGCCCTCTAATGGCAGCGTCGCGCCCTGCGTCCCCccgctctccacctccctcctgtcGCTCTCGGCTACTGTTCACGCTGcggccgctgctgctgctgcggcCCAGACTTTTCCCCTGTCATTCCCTGGAGGATTCCCCATCTTCACACCTCACAGTGTGAGCAGCACATCGTCTATGGTAGCTTCAGCTGTGAGCCCCTCCATATCCACCACATCCACCTCACAgcaaagcagagacagagagagcagcagcagcaaaccATACAGACCTTGGGGAACAGAAGTAGGAGCCTTTTAA